One Etheostoma cragini isolate CJK2018 chromosome 18, CSU_Ecrag_1.0, whole genome shotgun sequence DNA window includes the following coding sequences:
- the gpatch2 gene encoding G patch domain-containing protein 2 isoform X4, which translates to MFGAANLKTIGKAGTGWHFHRTMDELVHDLVSALEESSEQAARGGFGDGGDHALAVGCLLKRQARKRRGRKRRSDNPHPPWETGHLSEGSESSVEEHKDYRASTGGVSGANSHARDNSDSDEQLGPKRRTVLTADTGRNKRPLWPDDLGLLGSAEGTRSLRRRRKVKRMAVDPPVEPEPPSCTMLGPPPVPKARASARPHRLGASEGRVAMELCGGGLMGPGGGKNRVKKRKLAPHRLGMEAADEGVVVESEDHISSPTEGSKDKMELEEQKGSDEDMSDRCETSSVSNSSDGGLYTNDEGRQADDEQSDWFYEGEPGSAPAPGGACAIAGVVPWWERDTGSEELDLVDPVFNSIMTGSFPLMSPGAQRGRVERPGPTLVIGVKEVFVSVPGPTESSPWKPAGVSGRQFQPRLQRQTGQTNPGLP; encoded by the exons ATGTTTGGTGCAGCTAATCTAAAAACCATCGGCAAAGCGGGAACCGGCTG GCACTTTCACCGGACAATGGACGAGCTGGTCCATGACCTGGTGTCAGCACTGGAGGAGAGCTCTGAGCAAGCTGCGCGTGGTGGTTTTGGTGATGGAGGAGACCATGCACTGGCCGTGGGCTGTCTGCTGAAGAGGCAGGCTCGGAAGCGGAGGGGCAGAAAACGACGCTCGGACAACCCACACCCGCCTTGGGAGACAGGCCACCTCAGTGAGGGCTCGGAGTCTAGTGTGGAAGAACACAAG GACTACCGTGCTAGTACAGGGGGTGTATCTGGTGCCAACAGCCACGCCCGTGACAACAGTGACTCGGATGAACAACTTGGGCCCAAACGGCGCACCGTCCTAACAGCTGACACAGGACGAAACAAGCGTCCACTTTGGCCAGACGACTTGGGTCTCCTTGGATCCGCAGAGGGAACTCGCAGTCTTAGACGAAGACGTAAGGTCAAACGTATGGCTGTAGACCCACCTGTAGAACCAGAACCCCCCTCCTGCACCATGTTAGGGCCCCCACCTGTCCCAAAAGCCCGTGCTAGTGCCAGGCCGCATAGACTGGGTGCTAGTGAGGGCAGGGTTGCCATGGAACTCTGTGGAGGTGGACTGATGGGGCCAGGGGGAGGAAAGAACAGGGTGAAGAAGAGGAAACTGGCTCCCCACAGGCTGGGCATGGAGGCTGCAGATGAAGGGGTAGTGGTGGAGAGTGAGGACCACATTTCTTCTCCAACCGAAGGGTCCAAGGACAAGATGGAGTTGGAGGAGCAGAAGGGCTCGGATGAGGACATGAGTGACAGGTG TGAGACCAGCAGTGTCAGTAACAGCAGTGACGGAGGCCTCTACACCAACGATGAGGGGAGGCAAG CTGATGACGAGCAGAGTGACTGGTTCTATGAGGGTGAGCCAGGCTCCGCCCCAGCACCCGGAGGTGCATGTGCGATAGCAGGAGTGGTGCCTTGGTGGGAGAGGGACACAGGGTCAGAGGAGCTGGACCTAGTTGATCCTGTCTTCAACAGCATCATGACTGGATCCTTCCCTCTCATGAGCCCTGGAGCACAGAGAG GAAGGGTTGAGCGCCCTGGTCCGACCCTGGTCATTGGTGTGAAAGAGGTATTTGTCAGTGTTCCAGGCCCGACTGAGTCGTCTCCATGGAAACCAGCAGGTGTCTCAGGCAGGCAGTTCCAGCCAAGGCTTCAACGACAGACTGGGCAGACAAACCCAGGACTCCCATGA